One segment of Carya illinoinensis cultivar Pawnee chromosome 13, C.illinoinensisPawnee_v1, whole genome shotgun sequence DNA contains the following:
- the LOC122291052 gene encoding LOW QUALITY PROTEIN: cytochrome c biogenesis CcmF N-terminal-like mitochondrial protein 2 (The sequence of the model RefSeq protein was modified relative to this genomic sequence to represent the inferred CDS: inserted 2 bases in 1 codon; deleted 1 base in 1 codon; substituted 2 bases at 2 genomic stop codons) yields the protein MVLGSSRNWFFMHQVLTTAHTHSXILPILHSWTRFLNTETLPCVFSREFSISYGLLAIIHSGGLXASVCRTYKEEMIVLXGTLAHIHRSARVQPHPVMLWKSLTY from the exons ATGGTTTTGGGATCGAGTAGAAATTGGTTTTTTATGCATCAAGTATTAACCACAGCTCATACTCATTCATAAATTCTACCCATTCTTCACTCTTGGACACGTTTTCTTAATACTGAGACTCttccatgt gttttctcaagAGAATTTTCAATATCGTATGGATTGCTAGCTATCATTCATAGTGGTGGCCT GGCATCGGTGTGTAGAACCTATAAAGAAGAAATGATTGTGTTGTGAGGCACTCTTGCACATATACATCGCTCAGCTCGAGTGCAACCCCATCCTGTTATGTTATGGAAGAGCTTAACTTATTAA